A window of the Pyrodictium abyssi genome harbors these coding sequences:
- a CDS encoding RsmB/NOP family class I SAM-dependent RNA methyltransferase, whose amino-acid sequence MSRRKTVYRKAVEALREQLEGLEQDEELLARAKLLVARYSFIHVHQALRYLALLGDEAEQLLGASEESVMKTIRVNTLLAGVEELTERLAEKGVVTRRHPYLWYGLVVEETPYPIGALHEYMQGLYTVQGPASMMVVPALSPEDARRIADMCAGAGVKTSQIAQHNPSAPIIAADINRRKLLALKNNMSRLAVLNVAALHMDARQLPELGRFDSILLDAPCSGEGLLPFQRGRWPRSFGDILSRVELQLELLDAALDALEPGGAVVYATCSISVEENEYVVSTLLESRGDFEVEEPSYTAGSPGVARYIGLDLDPSVSRCKRFFPHRHSTEGFTICRLVKTS is encoded by the coding sequence CTGTCTAGGAGGAAAACAGTCTATCGCAAGGCGGTAGAGGCGCTGAGGGAGCAACTGGAGGGTCTAGAGCAAGACGAGGAGCTACTAGCCAGGGCGAAGCTGCTGGTAGCACGTTATAGCTTCATCCACGTCCACCAGGCTCTACGATACCTCGCTCTGCTCGGCGACGAGGCAGAACAGCTTCTAGGAGCAAGCGAGGAATCGGTAATGAAGACTATCCGCGTTAACACGCTCCTCGCTGGAGTTGAGGAGCTTACTGAGCGGTTAGCAGAGAAGGGCGTAGTAACGCGCCGCCATCCCTACCTGTGGTATGGGCTGGTGGTCGAGGAGACACCCTACCCAATAGGAGCTCTGCATGAGTACATGCAGGGGCTCTACACAGTTCAGGGCCCGGCATCCATGATGGTTGTGCCTGCCCTCAGCCCCGAGGACGCGAGAAGGATAGCCGACATGTGTGCTGGGGCAGGCGTGAAGACTAGCCAGATAGCACAGCACAACCCGTCGGCCCCGATAATAGCTGCTGACATTAACCGTAGGAAGCTACTAGCGCTGAAGAACAATATGAGCCGCCTCGCAGTACTCAATGTTGCGGCGCTCCACATGGATGCGCGCCAGCTCCCAGAGCTAGGGCGCTTCGACTCAATACTCCTCGATGCCCCGTGTAGTGGTGAGGGCTTGCTGCCCTTCCAGCGCGGGCGGTGGCCCCGCAGCTTCGGCGACATACTCTCTAGGGTAGAGCTTCAGCTAGAACTGCTTGACGCAGCCCTTGACGCCTTGGAGCCCGGGGGCGCCGTGGTCTACGCCACGTGTAGTATATCAGTGGAGGAGAACGAGTACGTTGTATCCACCCTCCTCGAGAGCAGGGGAGACTTCGAGGTGGAGGAGCCAAGCTATACGGCGGGGAGCCCCGGCGTGGCCAGGTACATAGGCCTAGACCTAGACCCCTCCGTGTCGAGGTGCAAGCGCTTCTTCCCACACCGCCATTCCACGGAGGGCTTCACGATATGCAGGCTGGTGAAGACGAGCTAG
- a CDS encoding nicotinamide-nucleotide adenylyltransferase, with product MRRGVFVGRFQPPHWGHIEVIKWCLDRVDELIIVVGSAQESHTIKNPFTAGERIEMLLLGLRDAGVDTSRIMIVPIPDIAMNYVWPRYLEMLLPRFEVVFSRNPLVTRLFTEYGYRVEAPPAFSRGEYSATRIRTLILRGDESWKRLVPPSVARFIEEIKGVERLIAISRRD from the coding sequence ATGAGGCGCGGTGTCTTCGTGGGCCGTTTCCAGCCTCCACACTGGGGCCACATAGAGGTTATAAAGTGGTGCCTAGACCGCGTAGACGAGCTCATAATCGTCGTTGGCTCTGCCCAGGAGAGCCACACAATCAAGAACCCGTTCACGGCTGGCGAGCGGATAGAGATGCTCCTGCTAGGCCTAAGGGACGCGGGCGTAGACACGTCACGGATAATGATAGTACCCATACCCGACATCGCTATGAACTATGTGTGGCCGCGGTACCTCGAGATGCTTCTCCCGCGCTTCGAGGTAGTATTCTCGAGGAACCCACTGGTGACCAGGCTCTTCACAGAGTACGGCTACCGCGTAGAGGCGCCGCCGGCTTTTAGCCGGGGCGAGTACAGCGCGACAAGGATACGCACCCTCATACTCCGCGGCGACGAGTCCTGGAAGAGGCTGGTACCCCCGAGCGTCGCCCGGTTCATTGAAGAGATTAAAGGCGTTGAAAGACTCATAGCCATCTCCAGGAGGGACTAG